In Cicer arietinum cultivar CDC Frontier isolate Library 1 chromosome 7, Cicar.CDCFrontier_v2.0, whole genome shotgun sequence, the genomic window TCCAATGAACATATACGTGAAGTTGGATTTGGAGGTGGACGACTTCGCAGTGGGAGAAAGATTTCAGATACTCCATCTTGAAATTTTGTCAACTCAATTACAACTCTATTGGATTGAATTGCAACAAGATGTCTCATTTATGAAAACGACATCCACTTTTCTATAAGTGCCGTAAAAAATTGTCTAGGATACAGAGCGTCTTTGATAACTTTTAATCACTTCACTGACGAATATCATTTGAAATAATCTGACACGTGCTTATTTATCTCTCTAATTAGATCATGCTGGACAATTACATGATTCTCCTCACCATTACAAGATGTGCAACAACAACCCGGAATCCATAATTTTCATCACTAGCATCATCCACAATTTTGTCATTATATGAAtgtataaaaacaaatatatgatcaataaagagaatttttttttttttttggaaatagaTTAGGCAAGGGATTGCCAATAAGTGTGTTCTTCTTTCTTGGACATGATAACTTCGGTTTAGAAATTGAATTGTCCGAATGTATTGAATCAATATGCTCCCACAAAGATGGCGAATGTTTAGTGGACCCATGTATTGGCATATAGCTAACCTTCTTTGGTGTGTCCTTGGTTTTCACCTTCTCACTAGGTGGATTCAACAACGTCTTATTTGGAAAAGATATTTCACGAATTTTGTCTTTGATAAGTAGTTTCGTATTATGATCTACTTTGTCAAACCATTCCCGAAATGCAAAATTAACAATTAGTGTTGTACTGTAATCACATGAATTCACTAAATTAAATGTACGTGAGTCGCTTTCAactctattaaaataaaaacatctaAAACTCATTCTTCTTTTACgacaacatcatcatcaaattgTAGCCTCTTTTAATGAGTGTGTACCTTATCAAGTCGAATAGATGTCTCATGCATTAATTTCTTAGCAATGATACAAGCACATgacaaatcataattttttctaaTTGCACAACCACATTTTGTATCATCCACACCGTATTCTTTTGTTCATGCTTCTTTGcaatgaataaaatttaatcatacTCTTGAAATTTTAAACACCAACTTTGAATACAAAACTTTGTCTTTGTATATGTTCTAAAACACTCAAACTCCTTCTAAACGAAGTTTGTATCTCAGTGAACTGTGTTTGCATCATATTGTTTGTCGCTTCTCAACCCTTCCCCAAATCACATTTGCTATCCAACAAATACCTTTTCAACCTACTCTGAACAGATTCAACTATATTTGTAGTTGTGTTGCCAAAGTGCAACACACGATATGTCCATACTTTTACAATTTTCTCCTTCACCACATCCAATATGGTGCTTTCGACATATTTGagtaattttagaaatttttcacTTACCTTTTTGAACTTGACAATGGCACAAACATATGCATATTTGAAGGAGATTCCACAACGTCTCAAGCCCTCATTATGGTATTTTATAATTCTATCGGTTTGATTTGCTTGGCATTTGCATCTACAGATTTTGCAACTTTTACCTTCACATCTAACTTGCATATAGCTCTTACATTTTCGGAAATATGATACTAACACGGTAAAGCAATAGTACTTGGAAAAATCTTTGCAACATCATTCATCAATGTGGTATCTTTGTGAGTCACAATTACCTTAGGAGTCTTGTCTTCATACTTCAACAAATTACGACACATCTCTAGAACCCAAGTGAAATTATTCTCCTTTTCAAACCTAAAAAAAGAAAACCCAACTCAATATGTCATTTTTGTTGAAGTAACACGAACTATCTCAAACAACGACATTtcatactaatttattttataagtcgAATCCATCACCAACATGGTTGGAAAAGTGTTAAACAACTTTGCCTGATTTAGAATGAGCCTAAAATATATTCTGAATTTCAATTTCTAACTTATCGACCATTCTATATTTGTATACATATTTGTGGTCGTCCAAGCATTTCAACAGATGTTGCATTTCTGATCTCGGACCTCTTATAATCTTCTTGTATCTTTGACGaacattataaatttgttttattaaagtCACACTTCCATGCCTTCTGTCTTTCAAAGTCATTAGAATATTTTCTGGTAGAACCATGTTCATGTCATCTCACCAACAAGTTCATTCTCTTCCTCATTTTAACGACCAGCAACGAGATAaccttttaattttgttttcatctCATGGTTGTGTGATCCCGACACAACACTAAGgtttcattttttgttgttagGAAATAATCACACAATCTGAATGGACATTCACATTTCCTATATCTTGTGTTTTTCTGTTTCAACTTCTTATTAGTTCCTTTATACACACCATTCATTTCGCAACCCAATACAAAATCCTAGTTTATTTTCTTCTATCAAAACCATGACCAAATTTTGTAATTACCACTAAAAATCCTAACTTATTTTTCTGACGATAAACCCAAACAATCAAATCATCTCGATAACTATATCTATCATCGGTAATAAAGTCAATCCCAACATCAATACCCACTGGCTCTGCAATAGCTGGTTTTAAATAAGTTGTCTCCTTTGATTTCAAGTCATGTGCGGGCTCTGGTATTTCTTAAGTTGTACGCTTAGGTTTTAGTTCAACTACCGACTCAGGTTTCAAATCAGGTGTCGGTGAATGTAACTCAACCATAACTAACTACAAACATTTAACACAAATTAACACTCAATTATATGCAGAAAACAACTTATTCTAAACTGCATTAATACATATACGTGAATCCTTTAATGTTACGTTTGTGAAAAACACACTATATGATGCGTGAATCTGATGCCAATCAATATAgaacttcaaaaaatttaacaatcAAAATGATAGTGAGAAGTATTTTATAGCTACATTTCCTTTGcaatgaaaaaaaatagagttgatgAATCAAATGGATAGAAGAATAGAGTTGATCATGATTCCTTTAACAGCTACTTCATGATTGTAGCATCGTGACAAGTTCAACTTGTGTTAATTacaaattggacaaaatttagaTGCATTTTCTTAGATGTTTTTATGATTCTTAACTTAATAAGGTATAATTCCTCaactttgtatttttttcaaagtttgttataaccataaaaaatatattttaagataagaatcatacaaaaaataaaacttatataaGAAAATGTACCTAAATTTTGTCTTGAAAAAATTTACCAATCGAGATCGATAAGTGAAATGGCAATCAGTTCGATTTTATTTTGAACTCACCAtagaaattaaaagataaaaccTGGATTTTATTTGTCGATCCAGTGACAGAAGCCATCGTTGAGTCCGATCACAACTcgtatttttcttctttcaagaTAGGCTTCTCCTTTTTACTTGCAAACTTTTACCTTGGTTCCTATTATGAAGATTCTTGTCGTTTGATGTACTTTTGTTAATGATACATCAGATTTGTGATGAAACTTCATAATTGATCGCCTCGGAGTGTGACAACCAGTTAATGTTAACTCCTTGACTTCTCCTACACTCATGTGATCAAGTTGTTGATATTCCTGAGATGGGGTGTTgataaattttagaaataagAGTTATTTAACCCtttttaaacttaattatacaatcctttgagaaataatttgaattaaattattagttttattatatttcatctAAATATGGTTTAGAatccattttattatattaggaTAGTTTAAGGTGGAATTATGTTGGTTGGTGTCGATTTGGTGTAGGATATAATGAATTTGGCAAGTCTGGAAAACATTCTTTAGGATGCTGCAGAACAAAAATCACAAGAGACTCCTCTCAGTTGTAGGGCACACCAATAATAAGCTCTACACGTAACAAgtattttagttaataatttgtaatttgCTGTGTTTTCTGCTTTGATTGTCTGTAATCTTCTAcccatattttcttcaattgcccaaaaacaaaagaaatacaGGATTTGGTCTTCAAATGGTTGAACACGACAGCTTTGTCAAATGTGGAAAGGACataacattttcttttcttcggAGACAacttaaaacaacaaaataagttTAAGGTGCATCACTTGATTTGGTTGGCAACTACATTGTGCATAAAGATTGTGAGAAATAAGGTTATATTCAAAGGGGAAATGCTAAACATTCGATCACAGTTGGATGAGATAAAAATGGTTTGTGGTTATGGATATTGGGCAAAAAATGCAGGATAATGAGCTATGTTTACTCACATTGGCTTTGTAACCTATTGATTTGTTTGCAAagtttaaaagtcttattctaTTGTCTTTTGATGTAATAAGTCGATGTACCTTTTGTACTCCCCTTAATTCTATTTGCTTAACAAAAATCACGAGTCAGAACATATTGTTAATACCAAAATCATTGAATGGAAAATCGGTTAGAATAATACATTGTccaaaattgcattgttttagCGCACCAAGCCATGCATGGTATGCAAAGCGCTTTCTCGTCCCTGAAAATCATTCCCAAAgaaatgatatataattattgaaaatgtTACTAATGTTGTCTTCagacataattaaaaataatcttaaaaaaatttgttttgacatTCGATCCCATACAATCTAAAATTCTCATTAAAATTCTAGCACAGTTTAAAAAATCCCCTACCAAATTGTTGAAGTACATCATAAAAATGTCGTATAATACACATACTTGCTAACCCAATCAATAATTCaatattaacctgtaacaaggAATCCAAAGCAGACCGACCATGTATCATATAATATTTCTGAGTTTCTTTTCCTACTCTCTACGTGTCTTTCGAAAGAATAactctgaaaaaaaaaatgtctgtCCAAAAGTAGGTGTGGTTTTTCAAAACATCCGGAGATAAAAGTagctctaaaatattttatccccACAAACTCCCGGTCAGGGAGTGCATAATACAAGATAAGGGGCATGAAATAAAGAACAACAAATTGACAATGTACAAGATTTATTCATTAACTACTGACTCCACTCTAAAGTTTGTTGAGGCTGCTGTCTTGAAATGAGGCTTAGAAGGGAAAACAAAAACTGAATTTGAAGAGTTTGAAGGCTGATATCCTGCTGAGTATCTCACAGAAGTCATTGAAAATCTAGGCAACTGTTGCACGCCTGAGGCTAGTGGGACAAGTTTATAACTGACAACGTGTTCAGATTTTGGAAGAACATATACAGTGTCATTATGATACCCACATAATACAAAACTTTGTGCATCTGCCAATGAGTATTTGATTTCTTGAAGCAAGTGTGTCTGGTTCAAAATTCTGATATTGTATGTGAAGGGATCTCCCAATATTGCATAAGGAGGGCATTCCAAACTCGCAATCAATGGCGGTAACTCCACATTCATATCCGGCAACTTTTGTTTAGTCTCAACCCAAGAAGACAATGTTGTGGTAGAAGCAGATTTCTCCTCAACCCCCAAGTCCCTCCTCCATCTCAAACACGCAGTTCCAAATCTGAGCTTTGAAATGTTCATATTGGAACTGACCGAAAATACTTTCTTGAACTCTTCCCCGGGAACAAGAAGAGCGGGGTTTGAAAGCTCTTCATTTCCATGTTGTACAGAGCACGTTCTTTCAACGCCGGCCTCTTCTTCTACGGAAATGGACTTCAACCTTAGTGGAACCTCAGTGCAGTTCTTTGCACTAACGATGAGCACCATAGTTTGGTTTGAGGGCAGTGATTCTGGCTGATCAGATTCTGAGGCTTGCTTGTTCTTAGTGAGTAACAATGGATCTCGTCTGAATGGCATCAAATAATGGTGGTTAATAACAATACCAGTGGTCCCTTCAATTTGCAAGTTCTTGTGGACATGGACCATCGGTGCATTAGATTCACCACTATTTGGAGTATAACCCAAAGATACGTAAAGCATGATGGGTTTAGGTCGGTGCCACTTGATTTCTAATTTGCACGACCAGGAGTCCCCATTTTTAATAAAGGGAACAGAAATTAATCCAAATGATtgctgtatttttttaattttatcagaATCTAATTGTGAATCATCTTCCTTTTCTGGTCCAGATATCCCAAGCAGCTGAACGTGATGGTTTTCCGTAGAATATGGCTCGGAGTCTCTAGGACTAAACAAACCACCTCCCTTCACATCCACAAGATTGATCTTCAATTCACCAGAGTAGACATCATGGCCTTTGGAAACCAATGTTACAGGTACAAGGAAAACCTCTCCTACTAGAGCAGGACCTGAGGCACCAAGACACAGATCTACCTGTGGGTCCGGTTCTTCCACTTGGGTAGACTTCTGGCCAGAGAACACAAGGACCGGATCTTTTATGGGAACAGTTTGTATACAATCCTCCAATGTCCAGAGAGGTAAACTATCCAGTGAAGCAGGACTTTCAGCTCTGCAGCAGATTGTGAAGTGTGATCCAATTTTCGCAATAACAGACAAGCATTCAAGTTTTCCACTTTGATCTGAAAAATGATATAGTGGCCCAAATTACAATCAGCATAAAATGGATAAAGTGAAAGCAACACTTCTGATAGTAATAGATATGCATGTGTAAACCTTTGAAATCTACATGCCTAGTTTAATTGGTTATAGAAACATTTAAAGATGTACTGGATGATGAAACCGACAGCTAATCAGAAAAGTGAAGTTTGTCAAGGGTAACTGACTTACCGGATTGGATATTATATGTCAACCTTAGCCATTTATTCGATACAAGCGAAAGAGATGGTGCTGTCTCTGTTCGCTGCTGTTGAGGATCACTGCCTTCTACAGATTGAGGTTTTTGGGCATTTGCTATGAAGAAATTACAAGAAGATTGGTTGAACTGGATTTCTAATTGATCAATCTCAACAGTAAGGGGTAAGTGGGAAAGAAGTGATACTGTTATCAAAGTTGATGCTCCCGGCTTGATTGTCTGTTCATGGAAAGCAACAGACGCAAGCATCACCAACCTAAGCGGACTGACAAGGTCAACCTCAAGCTGAACTGATTCATCGGCAGTAATCTTGAGATTACTAGAGTCTTCACTTT contains:
- the LOC101499312 gene encoding uncharacterized protein encodes the protein MEEYPEELRTPPITLTSLVGYPELHPLISTYLLSQQPPINTLALPDLSKINLFNKKKSDPDSTTATSSPPFIVNGILKRDWLLNHRTKIPSVVASIFPSNHVFGDPAQWLQVCSDLDSIKSVIRGRNIKLVVVLVHTNANDEVSEDRMIALRKRAELEAKYIVILNPNDDSEFQLSLNRLANTFSELSTAYYREEGRRVKQRIEKKNVSSVELIVRYCFKVAVYAEFRSDWTEALKFYEEAYHTLREIVGVTTRLPAVQRLVEIKSVSEQLHFKISTLLLHSGKVSEAVTWFRQHKNTYKRLVGAPEAIFVHWEWLSRQYLVFGELLETSSKITQSFPPVSLGSSSKPLSEWESYPAYYYQLAAHYLSEKRSALELTISMSETPSEVDNGADSVVPSAYVGQFARLLEEGENVDMLPLTDEEYTHYAVSEGKRFRDSLEIIALLKKAYESYSGMKIQRMSSFCGFQMAKEYFTEGDIGNAKQIFDNIASLYRKEGWVTLLWEVLGYLRECSRKNGTIKDFVEYSLEMAALPISSDTGVQRDTGPAGPANPMQREIVHKEVFELVCEASELTKSEDSSNLKITADESVQLEVDLVSPLRLVMLASVAFHEQTIKPGASTLITVSLLSHLPLTVEIDQLEIQFNQSSCNFFIANAQKPQSVEGSDPQQQRTETAPSLSLVSNKWLRLTYNIQSDQSGKLECLSVIAKIGSHFTICCRAESPASLDSLPLWTLEDCIQTVPIKDPVLVFSGQKSTQVEEPDPQVDLCLGASGPALVGEVFLVPVTLVSKGHDVYSGELKINLVDVKGGGLFSPRDSEPYSTENHHVQLLGISGPEKEDDSQLDSDKIKKIQQSFGLISVPFIKNGDSWSCKLEIKWHRPKPIMLYVSLGYTPNSGESNAPMVHVHKNLQIEGTTGIVINHHYLMPFRRDPLLLTKNKQASESDQPESLPSNQTMVLIVSAKNCTEVPLRLKSISVEEEAGVERTCSVQHGNEELSNPALLVPGEEFKKVFSVSSNMNISKLRFGTACLRWRRDLGVEEKSASTTTLSSWVETKQKLPDMNVELPPLIASLECPPYAILGDPFTYNIRILNQTHLLQEIKYSLADAQSFVLCGYHNDTVYVLPKSEHVVSYKLVPLASGVQQLPRFSMTSVRYSAGYQPSNSSNSVFVFPSKPHFKTAASTNFRVESVVNE